The genome window CTGCGTCACGGTGATAAATTAGTGAAATACGTTTACAACGGTGAAATGAGTAAAGCTGAGTTTGAGATCTCAGAAGAACATTTAGAAAAATCGATTAATACTCGTGTGATCATGGAAAAACAGCAATATTATATTCCCGATGTTGATACTCATGTCGGTCCTTATTACCGTTGTGATGCAAAAGTTAAATCAGAGCTTTGTTGCCCAATATTTGGCCCTGATGGCGATGTGATAGGAATTTTTGATTCTGAAGATCACCGTAAGAATTTCTTTGATGACAAAATTGATTTTATCGGAAATAAAGTCAAACGTGCCATTGAGATTTTTTTAGAAGATCACCCGTATATGACTCATTCTAAAGAGTTTGATATTAATGAAGATAATTACTCAAAAGAAATAAAAGCAAACTAATCAGCGAAACCGATTTAAGATGCGGTTATTTGAAATGGTTGCTCTATTGTAGATAGTAATGGCGCAACTTGGTTTATCTCTTCACTAAACCATTCATTAATTGCATCATCTGCGATTAACAG of Thalassotalea fonticola contains these proteins:
- a CDS encoding GAF domain-containing protein; translated protein: MRLFDILGVLYEPINSLDNHDHLLTYIEPELNADGTCPIYKVAGNSYDLMQYVDSAEQKANLLDLLARLNRLVRWIHIKSDVLWFGIYLRHGDKLVKYVYNGEMSKAEFEISEEHLEKSINTRVIMEKQQYYIPDVDTHVGPYYRCDAKVKSELCCPIFGPDGDVIGIFDSEDHRKNFFDDKIDFIGNKVKRAIEIFLEDHPYMTHSKEFDINEDNYSKEIKAN